TCCCCAGAACCGatatttattgtgtattcacgcatgctgtaccgcatttgtccagcagtcaccgccaaagcgttcaaGTGATTCTGGGCATATCAACGTGATTGTTAGCATACtgtattctaaaattactaatatctcccaaaatattggttctatcaacttgccattttttgctacaaagactgaaacagaaacaaacagcaggcaaaaacagaacagtaacaacaacaggaGAACATCAGTGAATCTGAAGAACAGAATAGTCCGATATCACAGTaaccaggagaaaaaaaacaaatgaaaataaaagaaacaaaaatagcaACTGAAGAACATTGGTGACTTTAAAGCAAAATTACTCAAAGGCAGTACAACCTGAAGGTAtcagcaggttaaaaaaaaaaaaggtataatgTAAGTTACCTTGTATTATATTGCCgcgtttctactatgtggaaccggctcaacttggCTCAGCTCAACTTGGCTCGGCTCAACTTGGCTCGGCTCAActtgacttgggtaccaggtcctattcctggagaccgtttccattacaggatactaccgactttacagtacctggatgtcatagtgatgtggcgcattacttctgtgtcgtctgctcagagagttgctgataaactcgctcgttgtgtgttgtctcgtcaagctcatgctgaatttttacgtctgaacctcctcgacaaaccatggtgtagttttttgggctgtcatcatgtggattaacctacccctatagagggtatgcacatacgcccccccgggccacgcccctctaagtcagactgagtggcaaaaaccaacctactcagcatgatggagtatagcagtaaacaaagccagaccaggaaaatgggaaacatgaaattaaatgaaggacagttggactggacatggatctgtatgagctaccaaagaacaagtggtccatgaacattgacatgtggacagaaatggagtatcctgatatccagggtgtaggggatcatcgctatttttacctgaaacaaatatgcatggtttcatcattactgacagccagggtccaaaactagggtctagaaccagctgatccaaagtgcatttccagtagactgtggactgaccccagtgaatatatgcatgatcgaCTGgcactgaggagatttacgtctagttcagatccagtactttatacaacacagatactactgccggcaggggaccactggattctgggaaattaggagatttttaccacctgtttttaaattaccacattattcttgtaaaattatggctttattgtcagaatatgacagcttcaatctcataaacgaattacatttttgttaaattatgaggttgttttataactatgactttattctcataacattgtgattctttttgtattcgactttattattataaaattacgggttttatatcgatattttatgactttatactcatagtgacaagtgtttttattttcttatgtagcTCTAATACTCTGTCacagctttattctccagttccccggtatttgaaaactaggttagcctcagttcaAGTTAGTTTACTAATAATGTAGGAGcgcaaggttcataatcacaaaatgaagacaaaaaccatgaaagatctgatcatgaaaccaagagctttactaagaagtaacgttagccaaaacaatacgtcatttgaCCAATATTTCCTAGCCAATAAGCTGCAGTATATCTCCAAATGGCTCAAACCTAGTTATCTAGATGAGCCATGGCTTGATGTAGAGCAAGCAATGTGTGATGATGTAGCAATCTCTGACTTACCATTCACTAGTACGACCATTAAGCATCATAAATGTTACAAAAGTGTGAACATCAGCTccactctgacagcctggtgggaatttcttaaaataaacaaatgtccACTCATCCCATGTAAGCAGACACCCATCTGGAACAACCCTGacatcctgcaaaataaaagaattataAACTTTACTCAATGGAAGAACAAAGgaataacacatttagaaaatatcatagTGGACGGAAACTTTGTACCATTTGACACGCTCACTTCACAACATGGGATTAGCAGCACCACATTTTTTGAATATCACCAAATCAAATCTATTATAGGTAAGAAATATACCCCTAACCAGTTAAACTTACAACTACCAATCAAGGTGGAAGAATTTCTGAACCTCCGCACCCCAAAGCTACTATCCAAAATATATAGGCTTTTAATGCTAAAACAGATGACTTAATCTACCTACCAACTTCTAAATGGGAGACAGATTTATCCAGTGATTTTGATCGAAAGTCATGGTCacaaatatgttcaaatacatttaaaatgactaaaaatccGAATTTACAACTAACTCAGTTCAAAATTCTTCACAGAATTCATTATACAAGACAAAGGATGTTCAAGATGGGTCTCACACAGTCAAACATCTGCTCACAGTGCACAGATAACTCTGTTGATAACTACATACACGCCTTCTGGCAATGTGCACCTGTCCAGAGGTTTTGGCTTCAGGTCTGTGAGGACCTGTCAACATGGCTCAGATGTAATATTCCAGCCCACCCCACACTGTGTTTACTAGGTGACCTGGGCCACACCACATTGTCCTCACTGCTTTATGCATCGCAAAGAAAACTATTCttgtgaattggaaaacaaaagccAATCTGAGCATTAACCAGTTTAGAAACCTTCTATTAGATCACATTAGTAGTGAGACAATATCTGCCTCTTCAAACAATCAATTGGACCAGTCTCATTCTCTCTGGGCCCCTGTGATTAGCTCTATCACATCACTCTGAGTGTTAGAAGGCTGGCAGGAGGTGCCGCAGGGCTACAGGTCACTAGTGGTCCCTCGGAGTGGGGTTCTGGACCGCCCTGCTCTGGAGGCGGTTTGGTGTTTGTCCCGGTTGGGGCGGGGGTGGACCCGACGCCGGGGTAGCCCTGTGGTGGTGGGGCGGGGGGCTCTGGGTTGGGCTTGGGTCGGTGGCCAGTATCCCCcgggtcgggtggctgggcgAGTGAGGGGTGGGCGGGGTGCAGTTCCTGGGCCCTAGGGTCCAGGTGCTGTCCCTCCCGGGGTGGGGGGGGAACCCGGCATGCGCCGAggtgtctgggctggcctggacTTGCCGCTGCGGGAGTTGACGGGTGCGTGCCCCGGTGTCTGGCTGGTGCCTGGGAGTCCTGGGggtgggggagtgtgtgtgtgtgtgtgtgtgtgtgtgtgtgtgggtgtgtgtatgtgggtgtgtgtgtatgtgggtggtgtgtgtgtgtgtgtgtgtgtgtgagagatagagagagagagagagagaatgtgtgtgagtgtgtgtgtgtgcacgcgtttGTGTGTAGGGGtgggtgtgtcggtgtgtgttggtgtgtgtgaacgAGACAGATGACTCATGACTCATGTGTGCATTAGAGTATGAATGAGGGATTGTGTGTGCAAGTCTGTGTGTGCGGGCGTGTGGGGGAGCTGATGGAGCAGGTGTGTGGGTATGGATGTACTTGCATGTTTGGTGAATGAGGGAGGGTTGTGGTGTGGTGGCGGTGGGGGAGGGGGACTGCAGGTGTGCCTGGGGGGTTGTGGCccctgtggggggtggggggtgtcgctGGGGGTTCTCTCGGGGTGCGATGGTG
This portion of the Sphaeramia orbicularis chromosome 22, fSphaOr1.1, whole genome shotgun sequence genome encodes:
- the LOC115413856 gene encoding proline-rich receptor-like protein kinase PERK10, which gives rise to MTSLGKDLELDLDLKLDLELLQEDKHVCEIQQGPPRSGATQRPRAPNNHSQKATTPPEATHTLNHPMQSREHGPVTSCPKAPQTGAGTHHTPHLPSLTCTRDAAITSTVPPRDPARDPATRTPAPGPNRHHGRTPPSHPERTPSDTPHPPQGPQPPRHTCSPPPPPPPHHNPPSFTKHATASPGQPRHLGACRVPPPPREGQHLDPRAQELHPAHPSLAQPPDPGDTGHRPKPNPEPPAPPPQGYPGVGSTPAPTGTNTKPPPEQGGPEPHSEGPLVTCSPAAPPASLLTLRVM